The nucleotide window CCGCCTCGCCGCGAACGACGTCGTCGATGTCGTGGGCGACCGTCGAGAGCCCGAGTTCACCGACGCGCTCGCGGACGGCGGCGTCCGGGTCGGCGAAGTTCACCGACACCTCCGCTTCGGTGTCGACCTCGCGGCGATCCGTCACGCGGGCGATGAGCGCGCCGCGCTCGGCTGCGAACTCCTCGACTGCCGCCGGGGCGATTGGCTCACCGTCGCCGGTGACCTCCACGACTACCACCGCGTCGGAAACGTCGTGCTCTCGGATCCGGTCACGGACCCTACTGACCCCCTCGGCGGGCCCGAGTTCGGCCTCGACGAACACGAACGAGCGCGTCTCGAGCGCGCGCCGGCGGATGTCGACCTCACCGTCGGCGAACTGGACGATGTTGTACCCGCGCCCGTCGCGTTCGCTCGCGCTCGCGCGCTCGGTCGAGCCACAGTAGGTGACCCAGGTGTCGAGTACCTCCGCAGTATCCGGTGTGTGGTTGTCCCCGAGCAGTATCGCGTCGAAGTCGACGGTCGCCTCCTCGAGCACCGTTTCCGTGTCCCAGTTCCCGTGCGTGAACGGCTCGAACAGCCCGTGTCCGACGAGCGTGGCGTGATTCGTGTCGTGGGGTGCGAACTCGTAGTCGAGGCGGTCGCGCCGCGACTCCGGAACGTGGTCGAGTCCGTAGAAGGCGGTGTCCCCGACCGTCACCGGTTCGGCGCCGAGCCGCGTCGCCAGCCCGAGCGACTCATAGAGGTCGAGCCACTGGCCCACGCGGGTGGACTCGTGGTTTCCGACGATCGCGAGGAACGGGATGTCGGCGTCGTCGAGTTCGCGGAGCGCCGACAGGGTCCCGAGGAGGTCCGGCAACTCCGGCCGTCGGTCGTGGAACAGGTCGCCAGCGTGAACGACGGCGTCGACTCCCTCGTCGATCGCGTCCGCGACGACCTGCTCGAACGCGGCGAGGAAGTCCCGGCGACGATCCGGCGAGTGGTACTGCCGGTAGCCGATGTGGGTGTCGCCGGTGTGGATGACCCGCGTCATGTAGTCTCCTCGGGGAGTACTGGCTCGCTCGACATAAGCCCCTCGTGACCGTGGCGGAAGTGGTCCGACGCGGCCGCCCGGTATGCGTCGACGGCATCCAGAACGGTGTTACCCCGAGCCACGACGTCCGGGCGTCCGTGGCGCTCGGCGGCGCCGACGGCGCGTTCGAGTTCGGCGAACCCGTCGGCGTCGGCGAACCGGGCCGCCTCGCGTACGTCCTCGACTGCGGCCTCCCCCCGTCGAACCGTAGCCTCCGACCGGTCGACCGTGGCCGATGCTCGCGGGTCGACGACGAGTTGACGGAGGGCGTGCTTTACGGACTCGACTCGTTCCTCGCTCACGAGTGGACTGGTCCCGCCATCGCTGAAAAACGTTCGGCGGCCCGGGGGACGCGTAGCCGGGCCGGGTCGGTTAGATCGAAAGCGTGTAGAGTCGTTTTCGCGCGTCCGAGAAGGAGAATCGGGAATCGACGGCTCCGACCTCCTCGAGCCGCGAGAGCGCGTATCGTACCGTGCGCGGCGGCAGCAGCGTCTCCTCCGCGAGCTGGCTCTGCGTCAGCGTGTCCTCGTACTCGAGTACCTTGGCGACCAGTTTTGCGCTCGGGGGGAGGTCCTCCACGGCCTCCCAGCTGGTCGCGTCCCCCTCGCCCGTCGTTACGGCCTCCGTGTCGGAAACTCCCATCGTGTACTGTGCAAGGGAATGCCGGAAGATAATACTTACCATCTATTCTGATTACTACTGGGAATTTACCCTCGAACTCCGTCCCCACCCGAAGCCTCTTATTAGTGTCCGCCCTAATCCCTCCGATGACCGATACGGTCGACGACGTCGACATGCCATACGACGAGGAGTCGACGTCGCGTCAGGAGCGGATCGAGGCCCTGGAGGAACGGCTGGAGGTCCTCGAGTCCCAGAACGAAGAGATGCGTGACAAGCTCCTGGATGCGAACGCCGAGAACAACAAGTACCAGCAGAAGCTGGAGCGGCTGACTCACGAGAACAAGAAGCTCAAGCAGTCGCCGTTGTTCGTGGCGACGGTCCAGGAACTCAACGACGAAGGCGTCGTAATCAAACAGCACGGGAACAACCAGGAGGCGCTCACCGAGGTCACCGACGAGATGCGCGACGACCTCGAGCCGGACGACCGCGTCGCGGTCAACAACTCCCTCTCGGTCGTGAAGAAGCTCGAGAAGGAGACCGACGTCCGCGCCCGCGTGATGCAGGTCGAGCACTCGCCGGACGTGACCTACGAGGACATCGGCGGCCTCGAGGAGCAGATGAACGAGGTCCGCGAGACGGTAGAGATGCCGCTGAAGAGCCCGGAGATGTTCACCGACGTGGGCATCCAGCCGCCGAGCGGCGTCCTGCTGCACGGCCCGCCGGGCACCGGCAAGACGCTGCTCGCGAAGGCCGTCGCGAACCAGACGGACGCGACGTTCATCAAGATGGCCGGCTCCGAACTCGTCCACAAGTTCATCGGCGAGGGCGCGAAGCTGGTCCGCGACCTGTTCGAGGTCGCGCGCGAGAACGAGCCCGCGGTGCTGTTCATCGACGAGATCGACGCCATCGCCTCGAAGCGGACTGACTCGAAGACCTCGGGCGACGCGGAGGTCCAGCGGACGATGATGCAGCTGCTCGCGGAGATGGACGGCTTCGACGAGCGCGGCGAGATCCGCATCATCGCCGCCACCAACCGCTTCGACATGCTCGACCCCGCAATCCTCCGGCCGGGCCGCTTCGACCGCCTCATCGAGGTGCCCAAGCCGAACGACGAGGGTCGGGAGATCATCTTCCGCATCCACACCCGCGACATGAACGTCGCGGACGACGTCGACTTCGGCAAGCTCGCGGAGATGGCCTCGGACGCCTCGGGTGCGGACGTGAAGGCCATGTGCACCGAGGCGGGGATGTTCGCCATCCGCGAGGACCGGACCGAGGTCCGGATGGCCGACTTCCGCGAAGCGTGGGAGAAGATCTCGCGGACCGAGGACACCTCGGGCGGCGACTCGCTCGCGTTCGCGTAACCCGGGCGCCGACCACTTTTTCCGGACGCTCGCTGCGGTCCTTCGGTTTACACTCGACGCCAGCGTGAGCGTCGTGACTTCGCCGGTCAGAACAGGAGGTACGGGAGTCCGAAGAGCAGCAGCGTCATGACCGCGAGGATGAGCCCGTAGCCCGCCACCGCGCCGAGCGCCGCGCGAAACGATTCGTGGCTGTAGTCCATACGTCGCGGTTCGCGCGCCCTCACAAAACCCTTCCCCCAGGGGCGGAATCGGACCACTCAACACCCGCCACGCCGTGCGCGGGTTCATGGGAACGCCGCTCGATTCGCGGGACGAACAGGTCCGCGAGGTACTCGACAGGCTCTACGACGAGTACCCGGACACGGACATCTCGCTCGACTTCTCCACGCGACTGGAACTGCTCGTCGCGGTCGTCCTCTCGGCCCAGTGCACCGACGAGCGCGTCAACCAGGTGACCGAGGAACTGTTCGAGAAGTACCGAACTGCGAGCGACTACGCCGGCGCCAGCGAGGAGGAGTTGGCCGACGACATCTACGGCATCACCTTCCACAACAGCAAGGCCGGCTACCTGAAGGGCATCGGCGAGATCCTGGTTGACGAGCACGACGGCGAGGTGCCGGATACGATGACCGCGCTCACCGACCTCCCGGGCGTCGGCCGCAAGACGGCGAACGTCGTGCTCCAGCACGCCCACGACGTCGTCGAGGGGATCGTCGTCGACACGCACGTCCAGCGGCTCTCCAGGCGACTCGGCCTCACCGAGGAGGAACGACCCGGGGCGATCGAGGAGGACCTGATCGGGGTCGTCCCGAAGGAGGACTGGCGGATGTTCACCCACCTCCTCATCAGCCACGGGCGCGCGACGTGCACGGCCAGGAATCCGGACTGCGACGACTGCGTGCTCGCGGACGTCTGTCCGTCGGAACGGGGGGATTCGGAGATCGACCTGGCCAGCGGCGAGCCCTGGTAGCTCGGAACGAACCGCCACTCGACTCCATGCCGATAACGTTCGACCCGACATCCGGCGAGTAACACCTGCAGTTGGTCGGTTACCGTCGCCGACCCCTCTTCGACCATCGGGCTTACCCGGTCGGAGTCCCAACCCCCGCACATGGCACGGGACGATGACGATGAGCACGGCATCGACATCGACGAGGACACGGACCTCGACACCGTCGACGACGGTCCGGAACCCGAGGAGGACGACCCAACGTCCGAGGGGGAGGTCGGTCGGGAGGATGCCGACGACGAGGTGCGCGAGGAACAGGCCGCGGATCAGGAGAACCCGGACGCCCACCGCGACGAGGAACCGTACCAGTCGTAACCCCGTCCGGTCGGCGGGGTTCTTCCCTCGCAGTTCGGCCGTCCGGGGACGTCGTCAGGCGACGTACCGGATGTAGAAGCGGAAGACCCCGACGAGGTACGCGAGCAGCCAGAAGAAGGTGTAGCCGAACACCCCGATACGGAGCCGACCGCGCCAGGCGCCCATGTTCTCGTGGAGGTCGTTCAGATCCACGTCGGGACCCGGATCGCTGTAGAGGTCCGCCGAGCGCTTCACCTGGAAGATGCGAACGATCCCGGTGAGCCCGAACGCGAGCAGCGCGTACGCCTGGAGGCCGAGGAACGCGTGAACCGCCGAGAGCCCGCTGAGCTGGGTGAAGATCCGGGGGGCCATCCAGAGGACGACCGGGACGGTGGTGAGCACCAGCCCCGGGAGGATGAACGAGAGGTGGTGGGTCAGCAGGTCCCAGGTCACGTTGTCCTGCTCCCGGTCGAGGAGTATCCACGCCCCGTAGAGGTAAAACGGGAAACTCGCCGTCACCATGAGCAACGCGACCGTGGCGACGGTCCAGTCTGCGACCATCGTCGGCCGCTACGACCGGTCCGGGGTAAAGCCCGCCGGTACGGAGGTCGCAACGCATATCCCGCCGCGAGGGCTAGCGTCGGACGATGAGCGACCCCGCCGAAGCACCCCCCGAGGACGGCCGAGACGAGGGGGAGTCCCCGACAGCACGGGACGGGGCAGACGCGGGAGCGGACCCGAACCCCGAGGAGGAGTCCGGTACTCCGGATCTCGACGCCCTGCGGGCGGAGGTCGAGGAGAAGTACGACTTCGATGACTTCCGCCCGGCGGACATGGCCGAGATGACCGACGCCGAGTGGGAGGCGGCGTTCGACCCGGACTCGTGGATCACGGGCCGGGACCTCCTCGACCGGGTCGAGAAGGACCTCCGGATGCGAATCGCCGATAGGACGGTGTTCGCGGTGCTCGAGCGCCGACACGACCCGGAGTCTGTCGTCGCCTACTCGGACGAGGGGTACGCCATCGTCTACGCGGACGGGAGCGTCGAGGGCGAGGGGACGGTGATGCGGGACGTCAAGCCGACGGTCGCGCTCTGCTCGATGGACTCCTACGAGGTCCGCGAACCCCCCGAGGAGTACGAACTGCCGACGCCGTCCGAGGTCGAGTCGGGGACGGGCGAGTTCGGGAACACGATGCTGCAGGCGGTGGCCGGGGCGCAGATCCTCGCCGGCCTGGGCCTGGGGGGTGCGTGGCTCCTCAGCCTCCTGCCCGGCGACCCGCTCGCGGGCGTCCCCTTCCTCCCGGAGTTCACCCTCACCTCGATCGTCGCCCCGGTGATGGCGACGTTCTTCCTGCTGTTCGGGGTGTTCCTGTTCGCCATCGTCGCGAACGCGCGGCTCTCGGATCGGTTCCGGGCCGAGGAGTACCGGGACCGCCTCCGGGCGGCCGGCATCACCGAGGGGGACGCGCCGGAGTTCGCGTCCTTCGAGGAGGTCGCGAACGAGGCGCTCACCGCGGCGCGTGAACGGGACGCACGGACGACTGGACGCCGGGATGCTGGGGGACACGAGACCGGCGAAACCGACGGATAGCGCACCGCCTCGCCCCGTTCGGGTCGGCGGGAAAGGTCGGTGGGTTTAAGCGCGGCGACTCCCGACACTCGAACACAGATGAAGAGGCGGGACTTTATCAGGAACGCCGGCGGAGCGACCGCCGCCCTCGGAGCCGGCGCGTCCGCGACCGCCGGCACCGCTGCCGCCCAGGAAGATGGCGGCGGGGGCGGCGGCCAGCAACCCGATTTCGGCGGCTACACCGACGACGCCCAAGGGGGGTCCTACGAGGACCTCCGCGGCCAGGGCGAGGTGACCATCGACGTCGGTGGCGGGGACGGCCTCGCGTTTCTGCCGACCGGGGTATGGATCGACAGCGGGACGACGGTGACGTTCGAGTGGAGCTCGGGTGGACACAACGTCCTGTTCGAGGAGGCCCCCGAAGGTGCCGGCGTGAGCGGTCACGAGGCCCTCGAGAACGAGGGGTTCTCCTTCGACATCACCTTCGACACCGGGGGCATCTACAAGTACTACTGCGAGCCCCACCGGCAGTCCGGGATGCAGGGCGCCATCGCCGTCGGCGAGGACGTCCCCACGGTGGCCGCCGGCGGCGGCGGCCCGAAGGAGCTCCACGATCTGGGCGTGCCCATCCAGGCGCACTGGGTCGGCTCGGCCACCGTGCTCGGCATCATCGTCAGCATCGTGTTCACGTTCTACGTGCTCAAGTACGGCGAGTCGGCCAACACCGGCACGGGGAGGCGCTGACCGATGTCCAGTTCCGGCTCCACCTACGGGGACATCCACCGGTACGAACCGGCCCGGGAGAGCACCGCGGCGACCCTCGCCATCGTGCTGCTCACGGTCGTCGAGGTCGTATTCGTGTTCATGTTCACCTACGGCCTCGTCGAGGGCTGGGCGCTCTCGGACACGGGGAACATGTTCCTCGGCGGGATCCTCGCGGTGGTGTTCATCGACCTCGCGTTCATCCTCGTCCTGTACCGCAAGGAGTTCCTCCCCGACGTGATCATCGTGAAGAAGCGGCGGCGCAAGTGGGAGGACCTCTACGTCCGCGAGGAGGACGCCGACGGCGCGGATATCGGCGTCGACGCGTGGGAACAGGTCAAGCGCGCCGTCTACCCCTACTACAAGCGATAGTATGAGTCTCCAAAAACAAGACGAACACGACCACAAGGCCTGGCTCGAGAACAAGGACCTGAGCCCCGTCGAGCGCGGGTTCCTCGTCTCGCTCATCTGGATGGACCAGCGGTTCCGCATCGTCGACTACCTGGAACTGCTGGAGACCCTCTACTACCGGGTCAACCTCCAGATGCCGAAGTCCCACACCGAACAGTACGATCTGGACAACAAGTTCTGGTACTGGTACCCGCTGTACACGCTGGGCTTCTTCAGCACGCTCGCGTACATCGTCGCGGCCATCTCCGGCGCACTTCTGGGGTTCTACTACAGCCCGGCGATCGGCGGAGCGGCTGGCGGGGAAGCCTCGGTCGCGTACAGCCAGATCGCGTTCATCATGCAGGACCTGCAGTTCGGCTTCATGCTGCGCTCGATCCACCGCTGGTCGGCGCAGGTGATGACCGCCGCGGTGTTCCTGCACATGCTCCGCGTCTACTTCACCGGCGGCTACAAGGAGCCGCGCGAACTGAACTGGCTGCTCGGCATCGTGCTCATCTCGCTCACGATGGTGTTCGGGTACACCGGCTACCTCCTGCCGTGGGACCAGCTCGCCTTCTGGGCCGGCCAGATCGGCGTGGAGATGGCACTGTCCATCCCGCTCGCCGGCGAGTGGGTCGCCCAGCTCCTCTTCGGCGGCTTCTCGCTGAGCCAGTCGACGCTGATGAGGATGTACATCCTGCACGTGTTCCTGCTCCCGTTCGTGGTGACGGCGCTCATCGCGCTCCACATCGGCATCGTCTGGGTGCAGGGCATCGCGGAACCCCACTAAACCAATGACCGACGACAACACCCCAGAGACGGACGGCGGCGGTACCGGAATCGTCGCGCCCGACGACGAGACGCCGACGTGGCGCGAGCGCAAGGAGCGCACGACTGGGCTCTCCAGGCTCACCTACGAGTACTTCGAGCGCGCCCGTCGGGAGGACGAGGACCTCCGACGCGAGTCGGACTACGTCGAGCGCGACGTGCTCGCGTTCCCGACGTGGCCCCACGAGATCGTGCGGAACCTCGCGATCAGCTCGTTCTTCGTAGGGATGATCATCTTCCTCTCGGCGACGCTCCCGCCCCACATCGGCGACCCCGCGAACCCGAACGTCACGCCCTCGATCATCCTGCCCGACTGGTACCTCTACTGGTCGTTCGGGCTGCTGAAGCTGGGTTACCTCAACCCGGAGCTGTCCATTCTGGGTGGGCAGAAACTGATGGCGGACCGGACGTACGGCGTGCTCGCGAACGTGGTCGTGGTCGGCTTCATCGCCATCGTCCCGTTCCTCAACAAGGGGAGCGCGCGACGCCCCGTCGAGCAGCCGCTCTGGGGCGCCATCGGCATCGCCGGCGTCACGTTCGCGCTCACCATCTCGGCGCTGTCGGTGCAGAACCTCATGCCGATGGACCTCCGCGTGCTGCAGGACCTGACGTTCCTCGCGCCGTTCGTCACCGGCTGCATCGCCTACGCCGTGCTCAAGACGATGCGCGAGGGGTACATGTACGACCTCAACCGGCGCTACTACCGGCTCCGTCCGCCGAAGTAACCGGGCGAAGGTTGTTCTCCCCCGTCGAATACCGTTCCACTCCCGTTTTCCGACCGTCGGTCCACCCGTTGGACGACCTCGCTCCCACCACTTCGCAGGACAGTTGTAGGTCCGGCCCCTTCCCACGCCAATGAGCGGCGATTCCGCCGGCGGCGACGGCTCGGGTGGTCGGGACGAGGGAGCGGGACGGGAGGGAATCCGCGTCAACACCGATCAGCGGGGGAGCCGAGACATCGTCGTCCCGCTCCGCCTGTACAAGACCGTCACCGTCTTCTCGACGCTCATCGCCGTCGGGTGCGTCGTGATCGGGTTCGCGCTCCTCGACGCGGCGACGCTCCAGGTGTCGCTCGTTCGGACGTTCCTCGTGGACTTGCTCGGCTTCGTCGGCCTCTCCCCCGCCTCGGACGTCCTCACCGGCATCTTCGCCGTGCTGGGGCTCGCGATCATCGCATTCGGCGCCGGCGTGTATGTCGTCGGGACGCGGTTCAGGGCCGAGGGAATGGGAAACGCTCAAGACGACGACGCCGAAGAGTCAACCAATGGCTGACGAGTTCATCAAGGGACTCGGGCTCTTCACCGGCGGGGGGCTCGCGTGGATGGTGCTGGCGAGCTGGTACCGAACCGAGTCGTTCGAGAGCAGTCACCAGCTCATCGCTGCACCGCCGGAGCCGGCGAACATGTTCGACGCGATTGGCATCTTCCTCAACGACGTGTTCTTCTGGACGGCCATCCTCGGCGCGCTCACGTTCTGGGTGCTCATCCCGGCCGCGAGGGAGTTGCGGGTGGCCTACGGCGAGCGCCGGAGCTCGTAACCCGAAGCCGACACGCCTTTCCCGGTACTCCGCACACGACCGCCATGAGCCGTCGGACCGCCGTGCGCCGCGTCGGCGCGCTCCTCCTCCTCGCGAACCTCCTGCTCGTGCTCGGGAAGGCGGCCGTCTGGCGGACGACGGGGAGCCTCGCGGTGGGCTCGGAGGCCGTCAACTCGCTGGCCGACACGGTCTACTCGGCGGTCGTCCTGGCGGGACTCTACCTCACGACCCAGCCCCCGGACTTCGAACACCCGCACGGCCACGAGCGCATCGAGCCGTTCGTCTCGCTGTTCGTCGCAGCCGGCGTGTTCGCCGCTGGCGGCGCGGTCATCTACAGCGCCACGGCGTCAGTGCTCGCACCCGGACCGATCGAGCCATCGGCGGACGGGACGCTCTCAGTGGCCGTGCTCGCCGCGGCCGCGGCGCTCAAGTACCTCCTGTACCGCTACTGCCTCCGCGTCGGCAGGAGGCGGAACTCCCCCGCGCTGGTCGCGACGGCGCTGGACAACAGGAACGACGTGCTGACGGCGCTCGCGGCCCTCGCCGGCGTGCTCGGCGCCGCCGCCGGCTACCCGATACTCGACCCCGTCGCGGCAGGCGTCGTCGGGGTCGGCATCCTCTACACGGGCGTCGAGATCGTCCGGGACAACGTCGCGTACCTCGTCGGCTCCGCGCCGCCCGAGGACCTCCGACGGGAGATCCTCCGCCGCGCGCTCGAACACCCCGACGTGCGCGCCGCACACGACGTCGTCGCCCACTACGTCGGCCCCGAGGTCGACGTGAGCATCCACATCGAGGTGGAGGGGGAGATGTCGCTGAACCGCGCACACGACATCGAGACCGACGTGGTCGGGGCGATCCGCGAACTCCCCGCCGTCGACGACGTGTTCGTCCACGTCGATCCGAAGGAGCTCGGCGAGTGGAAGCCCGACGAGGAGCGCGTCACCGACCCGGACAAGCCGCCCGAGTAGCGGGACGGATCCGCCCGTTCGTCGCGTCCTCCTCCCAGATTCCTGCGAATCGGACCCCGTCGGACCGGAGTTCGCCGTTCAGTAGAACTCGAACCTGCGGCGTATCCCGTCGACGACGGCCCCGAGCGTCGCCGCAGAGTCCCTCGTCTCCACGGTCGGTTCGCCGGGCGCTCCCGACTCGATCCTGGCCGCGTGACGGGCCGCGGCCTCGAGCCCCGCGCAGACGGCCTCGGCGTCGTCCTCCCTTCCCGGAACGCTTGCGACCGCGAGGCGGCGGCCGAGCTGCCGGTCGCGTTCGTACACCGCGAGACCCGACCCGTCGGTGCCGGCCGTCGTGACGAGTAGCTCGCGGTCGTGCGCGGGGTGGGAGACGGTCGCGGCGTCGGCCGGCGGTTCGTTCGGGAAGGAGACGACCTCGGTCCCGGCCCGCCATCCGTCGGGGACGATCCCGTCGACCGGCAGCTCCCGGAGTCGATCCCGGAGCGTCGTGGCCGTCGCCACGTCGGCGAGGTCGACTCGATCGTCCCGGCGGAGGGTCACCATGGACTCGTCGACGGGGGGACCGACCATCAAACGGGGAGAGCGTTTCGGCGGTTTCAGCCGGTTACACGCCGACTAAATGGGGTCCTTCGTTCGCTAAACGGTCGCGGAACGCCCGGCCGTCCGGTTCGGAACCGGCCTGCCGGGCGCCCCGGAACCGACCGCTGAACCGCTCCCGATCAGACCGGGTCGCCGAACGCGTACATCGTGTTCTGTCCGGATACCTCCACCTCGAGGAAGTCGCCGGGTTCGACGCCGCGTTCGGATGCCTGCTGGACGATGATCTGTCGGTACGCCCCGTCCCGGCACTTCACCGAGTCGCCGGTGCCCTCCTCCACGACGAGCACCTCGTGGCGCTCGCCGACCATCGACTCGTAGGCCGCGCCGACGATCTCGCGCTTCGCCGCGCTCATCTCCTTCGACCGCTCCTTCTTCACGGTCCCACCGAGCCCCTTCATGTCGGCCGCGTCGGTGCCGGGCCGCTTCGAGAAGCGCGTCACGTTCACCTTCTCCGGGCGCACCTCGCGGAGCAGCGCCATCGACTGCGCGTGGTCGTGGTCCGTCTCGGTCGGGAAGCCGACGATGAAGTCAGTCGAGAGCGTCCAGTGGCCCAGCCGCTCGTCGAACGTCTCGACGATGTCCAGGAACTCGTCGACGCGATGCTGCCGGCGCATGTCCGACAGCACGTCGTCGCTGCCGGACTGGACCGGGAGGTGGATGAAGTTGTACAGCTCCTCGTTCCTCGCGAACGTCTCGGCCAGTTCCTCGCGGATGCCGTGGACGCCGCCGGGGTTCGCCATCCCGACGCGGACCC belongs to Halorarum halophilum and includes:
- a CDS encoding tRNA (N(6)-L-threonylcarbamoyladenosine(37)-C(2))-methylthiotransferase, with amino-acid sequence MATYHIETYGCTSNRGESREIERRLRDGGHRPADGPTEADVAILNTCTVVEKTERNMLRRAEELADGTADLIVTGCMALAQGEQFREAGLDARVLHWEDVPTAVLNGECPTPAADTEPILDGEVGILPIARGCMSNCSYCITKFATGRIDSPPVAENVEKARALVHAGASEIRITGQDTGVYGWDTGDRKLPELLDRVCDIDGEFRVRVGMANPGGVHGIREELAETFARNEELYNFIHLPVQSGSDDVLSDMRRQHRVDEFLDIVETFDERLGHWTLSTDFIVGFPTETDHDHAQSMALLREVRPEKVNVTRFSKRPGTDAADMKGLGGTVKKERSKEMSAAKREIVGAAYESMVGERHEVLVVEEGTGDSVKCRDGAYRQIIVQQASERGVEPGDFLEVEVSGQNTMYAFGDPV